One Aegilops tauschii subsp. strangulata cultivar AL8/78 chromosome 7, Aet v6.0, whole genome shotgun sequence genomic window carries:
- the LOC141027419 gene encoding uncharacterized protein, whose amino-acid sequence MAHRQEVRPPTLPHLTRAAPVLAAPAADPHRPCRTRPPPPPTPRRLAAHRPTAPDPHQTATAPKSLSRSRRRLRANGGSTGGRRAEKPQGEGKKGLEEGNPRVRPQKASRESTCRRLAANPLEEGQPKEEFQLALFKTSKKESLFADRCIEMPSYVVYKGKVPGVYDDWEECRRQVYHFSGNSYKGYTTRVEAEARYARYLAGERRERRRNRMKTSFIAMMLIVMNAALFYVMVV is encoded by the exons atggcgcaccgccaggAGGTGCG CCCCCCCACACTGCCTCACCTCACCCGCGCCGCCCCCGTGCTCGCTgcccccgccgccgacccccaccgcccctgccgcacccgaccaccaccgcccccaacGCCCCGGCGCCTCGCTGCCCATCGCCCCACCGCCCCCGACCCCCACCAGACCGCCACCGCCCCCAAATCTCTTTCTCGCTCCCGGCGGCGGCTGCGGGCGAACGGCGGATCCACCGGCGGAAGGCGAGCAGAGAAGCCACAGGGAGAAGGCAAGAAG GGTTTGGAAGAAGGCAATCCGCGAGTCCGCCCGCAGAAGGCTAGCCGCGAGTCCACCTGCAGAAGGCTAGCAGCGAACCcactggaagaaggccaaccgaaG GAGGAGTTTCAGTTGGCGCTTTTCAAGACCAGTAAGAAGGAGAGTTTGTTTGCTGATCGA tgcatagagatgccatcgtatgtcgtgtacaagggtaaggttcccggagtctacgacgactgggaggagtgtcggagacaggtttaccatttcagcggtaacagttacaaagggtacaccactagggtggaggcggaagctagatacgcgcgctatctagcgggagagaggagggagcggaggaggaaccggatgaagaccagtttcatcgcgatgatgctaatcgtgatgaatgcagctctcttctatgtgatggtagtttag